In Candidatus Zixiibacteriota bacterium, a genomic segment contains:
- the lptB gene encoding LPS export ABC transporter ATP-binding protein, translating to MTDLKPSEPGRSTTVLESHNLVKYFRRRAVVNGVSIQVNPGEVVGLLGPNGAGKTTTFYMIIGFIRPDEGQVFLGKSNIGRWPMYRRAGLGIGYLAQEASVFRKLSVEDNIMAILQFRNLGRKARKQRLEELLNELDIAHLRKSKAYTLSGGERRRVEITRALVMEPKFILLDEPFAGIDPIAVEDIQKIIQRLVSNGLGVLITDHNVRETLSICNRAYIMFDGKILKAGTSEYLAQDPEARKIYLGEKFRLH from the coding sequence ATGACAGATTTGAAGCCCTCTGAACCCGGCCGTTCGACCACCGTCCTGGAATCCCACAATCTGGTAAAATATTTCCGGCGCCGGGCGGTAGTCAATGGGGTTTCCATCCAAGTCAATCCCGGCGAAGTGGTCGGTCTGCTTGGTCCAAACGGAGCCGGCAAAACAACTACTTTCTATATGATAATTGGATTCATTCGTCCCGATGAGGGCCAGGTATTTCTTGGAAAAAGCAATATCGGCCGCTGGCCGATGTACCGTCGCGCTGGCCTTGGGATAGGCTATTTGGCGCAGGAAGCATCGGTTTTTCGCAAACTTTCAGTCGAAGATAACATTATGGCTATCCTCCAATTCCGGAATTTGGGACGGAAAGCCCGAAAACAGCGGCTCGAGGAATTGCTCAATGAACTCGATATTGCCCATTTGCGAAAAAGCAAAGCCTACACGCTTTCAGGAGGTGAACGGCGAAGAGTCGAAATAACCCGCGCCTTGGTTATGGAGCCCAAATTTATCCTGCTTGATGAACCATTCGCCGGAATCGACCCGATTGCGGTCGAAGACATTCAAAAAATAATTCAAAGATTGGTAAGTAATGGCCTTGGGGTCCTTATAACCGATCACAACGTTCGTGAGACTCTCTCCATCTGTAACCGGGCGTATATAATGTTTGATGGAAAGATTCTCAAAGCCGGGACATCGGAATATCTTGCGCAGGATCCTGAAGCCCGCAAGATATATCTGGGCGAAAAATTCCGGCTTCATTAA
- the rpoN gene encoding RNA polymerase factor sigma-54 — translation MKLGLQLRLKQSLAPQLIQSLKMLQMPLLKLEQTLRMELSTNPLLEEIEELDEVQESPADEIAAETPQEEKKEAVDWDDYLFQDDDGYKVKESHEQEEDRFESSATKAESLFVHLHDQLSFLKLSEEEHLIGEYVIGNISPDGYLTINLAEMAAELLIPESVIEPILKMIQKFDPTGVGSRDLRESLLTQLRERGQDGSLAYRIVSEHIHDLERKSILQVAKLIGVPVEKVQKAMEVIKALSPTPAYGRFDSPAMPIVPDLIVDRFGDDFMVFHNDKNVPRLRINAGYKNLIKRGNVTNEDTKNYVRQKLEQARWLLNAINQRRSTMIRVMEAIVEEQKEFFEKGPAFLRPLIMEDIAQKVEMNVATISRVSSGKYVQTPLGVYEIKYFFNSGIAMEEGEDMSKRSVKQRIEEIIRAENPEEPLSDQEIFKCLGDEGIKLARRTVTKYREELKIKPARFRKRVGQTPATV, via the coding sequence ATGAAATTAGGTCTTCAACTTCGATTAAAACAGAGTCTTGCCCCTCAGCTTATTCAGTCCCTGAAAATGCTGCAGATGCCGCTGCTTAAACTTGAGCAAACATTGCGGATGGAGCTTTCGACAAACCCCCTTCTGGAAGAGATCGAAGAACTGGATGAGGTTCAGGAATCGCCCGCCGATGAAATTGCAGCGGAAACTCCCCAAGAGGAGAAAAAAGAGGCGGTTGATTGGGATGACTATCTTTTCCAGGATGATGACGGCTATAAAGTCAAAGAATCCCATGAACAGGAGGAAGACCGGTTCGAAAGCTCGGCGACCAAAGCCGAATCCCTCTTTGTCCACTTGCACGACCAGCTTTCCTTTTTGAAATTGTCCGAAGAAGAACATCTCATCGGCGAATATGTCATTGGCAATATCAGCCCTGACGGTTATCTGACAATCAATCTTGCCGAGATGGCGGCTGAGTTGTTAATTCCTGAGTCGGTCATTGAGCCTATCTTGAAAATGATCCAAAAGTTCGATCCGACCGGAGTCGGCTCGCGTGATTTACGCGAATCATTGCTCACCCAGTTAAGGGAGCGTGGACAGGACGGCAGCCTGGCATATCGAATTGTTAGCGAACATATCCATGATTTAGAGCGTAAATCTATTCTGCAGGTCGCCAAATTAATCGGGGTGCCTGTGGAAAAAGTCCAGAAGGCGATGGAAGTCATAAAAGCTCTGTCACCTACCCCGGCCTATGGCCGTTTCGACAGCCCGGCAATGCCGATTGTACCCGACCTTATTGTCGACCGCTTCGGCGATGATTTCATGGTCTTTCATAATGACAAGAATGTCCCCCGGTTACGAATAAACGCCGGGTATAAAAACCTTATCAAACGCGGCAATGTAACCAACGAAGACACAAAGAATTATGTCCGACAGAAGCTCGAGCAGGCGCGGTGGCTGCTCAATGCCATCAACCAGCGACGCTCAACCATGATCCGCGTGATGGAAGCAATTGTGGAGGAGCAGAAAGAGTTTTTTGAAAAGGGCCCGGCATTTTTGAGACCGCTCATTATGGAAGACATCGCCCAAAAAGTCGAAATGAATGTTGCAACTATAAGCCGGGTATCGAGTGGGAAATATGTCCAAACACCGCTCGGTGTTTATGAAATAAAATATTTCTTCAATTCCGGCATCGCCATGGAAGAAGGCGAAGATATGTCAAAGCGGTCAGTCAAACAGCGTATTGAGGAGATTATCCGCGCTGAGAATCCCGAAGAGCCCCTTTCTGACCAGGAAATCTTCAAATGCTTGGGAGACGAAGGGATAAAGCTCGCCAGACGGACAGTTACGAAATATCGCGAAGAGCTCAAAATAAAACCTGCCCGCTTTAGAAAACGAGTCGGCCAGACACCGGCTACCGTGTAG
- the raiA gene encoding ribosome-associated translation inhibitor RaiA has product MKTKISAKRFDLTPEIRAKAEHELEGLKRFFDTIISAEFVFDVEKHRNLAELHVTVAKDVIAGTADTDDMHKSMLAAVDKVKTQLKKHKAKLKMKEPLKVNRTSEMLTRPQTDADEVDV; this is encoded by the coding sequence ATGAAGACAAAAATCAGCGCGAAGCGATTTGATTTGACTCCTGAAATACGCGCCAAAGCCGAACACGAGCTTGAAGGTCTCAAACGTTTCTTTGACACAATTATTTCAGCCGAATTTGTTTTTGATGTTGAAAAACACCGGAATCTTGCCGAACTCCACGTCACGGTCGCAAAAGATGTTATTGCCGGGACCGCTGATACTGATGACATGCATAAATCGATGCTTGCCGCGGTCGATAAGGTCAAAACCCAACTCAAAAAGCACAAAGCCAAGCTAAAAATGAAGGAGCCGCTCAAAGTCAACCGAACTTCAGAGATGCTTACCCGCCCGCAAACAGACGCAGATGAGGTTGATGTTTAG
- a CDS encoding DMT family transporter, with the protein MLYIGELAALATAFCWSFTAIFFTEAGRLIGSFRVNNICLAIAVALYALILLITAGFPLPQNINVSQMSWLGISGIIGFVIGDSAGLKAMVILGPRTKTLIFSTSPVIATIIAWLFLDERLTAIELFGIGVTLTGVLWVILEKKERIITHFALADNHPDSGTTLKGILLALVAAACQATGMVLSKQGMLYSGGIVEPLPASMVRLIFATAVIWLFAVFKGEAAATLQSLKNPKAMLHTVGGVIFGPFLGVWMSLVALKHISAGIAATLSAMTPILIIPVVIFYYKEKVSPREIIGAVVAVLGVALLFTGDALFRLF; encoded by the coding sequence ATGCTCTACATCGGGGAATTAGCCGCGCTTGCCACAGCCTTTTGCTGGTCGTTCACTGCAATCTTTTTTACCGAAGCCGGGCGGTTGATTGGCTCATTTCGGGTCAACAATATCTGCCTGGCCATCGCTGTTGCTCTTTATGCTTTGATACTTTTGATAACGGCCGGATTTCCTCTTCCGCAAAATATCAATGTCTCCCAGATGAGTTGGCTTGGCATTTCCGGAATAATCGGTTTTGTTATTGGCGACAGCGCGGGTCTAAAAGCAATGGTGATTCTTGGTCCGCGCACCAAAACCTTAATCTTTTCAACCAGCCCCGTCATAGCGACAATAATTGCCTGGCTATTTCTCGATGAAAGGCTTACGGCCATTGAACTATTCGGAATTGGGGTAACGCTGACTGGTGTTCTCTGGGTCATATTGGAGAAGAAAGAGAGGATAATTACCCACTTCGCATTGGCCGATAACCACCCCGATTCCGGCACAACATTAAAGGGGATTCTTCTGGCGCTGGTAGCGGCAGCATGTCAGGCGACGGGAATGGTTTTGTCCAAACAGGGGATGTTGTATTCAGGCGGGATAGTTGAACCTCTGCCGGCCTCAATGGTTCGTCTAATTTTCGCCACGGCGGTCATTTGGCTCTTCGCCGTTTTCAAAGGGGAAGCAGCAGCGACTCTGCAAAGTCTCAAAAACCCTAAAGCGATGTTACACACAGTCGGCGGAGTCATATTCGGTCCCTTTCTCGGAGTCTGGATGTCGCTGGTTGCGCTCAAACATATTTCTGCCGGAATTGCCGCTACCCTGAGCGCGATGACCCCGATTCTCATCATACCAGTGGTAATATTTTATTACAAAGAGAAGGTTAGTCCTCGGGAGATTATCGGAGCAGTTGTTGCGGTTTTGGGTGTCGCGCTGTTATTTACCGGCGATGCGCTATTTAGACTATTCTAA
- a CDS encoding cobalamin-binding protein: protein MKVISLIASSTEIVCALGFESHLVGRSHECDYPESVSKLPICTEPKFQLDGTSYQIDERVKAILQEGLSVYRVDAGKLQELKPDIIITQAHCDVCAVSLADVEAAVSQIVGTFPKVVSLEPNSLEDIFADIRKVALALDCKTTGEMLVGGMEGKMKNISVKTQSITRRPAVACIEWIEPLMAAGNWMPTLVEMAGGENLFGEAGKHSPVMTWEQLYQRNPEILFISPCGFDIARTLQEMPKMTSLMGWSDVNAVKNGRVYIGDGNQYFNRPGPRVAESLEILAECFFPDGFYFGFEGKGWIKFTG from the coding sequence ATGAAAGTTATATCACTCATTGCCAGTAGTACTGAAATTGTCTGCGCCCTTGGTTTCGAAAGCCACCTCGTCGGACGGTCGCACGAGTGCGATTATCCCGAGTCGGTGAGTAAACTTCCAATATGTACCGAGCCGAAATTTCAACTCGACGGCACAAGCTACCAGATCGACGAACGCGTCAAAGCTATTCTTCAAGAAGGACTTTCGGTCTACCGGGTCGATGCTGGCAAACTTCAGGAACTCAAACCGGATATTATCATCACCCAAGCCCATTGCGACGTCTGTGCGGTGAGTCTGGCCGATGTCGAGGCCGCAGTCTCGCAGATTGTCGGGACATTTCCAAAGGTCGTCTCGCTTGAACCAAACAGCCTTGAGGATATCTTTGCCGATATCCGTAAAGTAGCTCTTGCCCTTGATTGCAAAACCACCGGTGAGATGCTGGTTGGCGGGATGGAAGGGAAGATGAAGAATATAAGCGTCAAAACCCAAAGCATAACCCGTCGTCCGGCTGTCGCCTGCATCGAATGGATTGAGCCGCTGATGGCGGCTGGAAACTGGATGCCCACCCTTGTTGAGATGGCTGGCGGGGAAAATCTATTCGGCGAGGCTGGCAAACATTCGCCGGTTATGACCTGGGAGCAACTCTATCAGAGAAACCCAGAGATACTATTTATTTCGCCATGCGGATTTGATATTGCCCGGACACTCCAAGAGATGCCCAAGATGACATCGCTTATGGGCTGGTCAGATGTCAACGCGGTTAAAAACGGACGGGTATACATTGGAGACGGCAATCAGTATTTTAATCGCCCCGGCCCGAGGGTAGCCGAATCACTTGAGATTCTCGCTGAGTGCTTTTTCCCTGACGGGTTTTATTTTGGCTTTGAGGGCAAAGGCTGGATCAAGTTCACAGGATAG
- a CDS encoding carboxypeptidase regulatory-like domain-containing protein, whose product MKLALTFFQLLFFVGLSATYAENSAPESNYIISGVITDSDAQPIIGATVVLFRGDSIVGGTNADVDGRYRILFSSNMSRTLSLRCSAVGFAALSCPVSVDKNSSSLGELIKMNYALKTEVVEIGQINVYPDKNKQVSEQSFGSDLIAIRARHSLMPTNLTAAIKSPDVIRNGSMHSSQIRVNGTNPHYLLNGTSIGADPDHYGMFSLIPSTVVQNVNLSTTGSNISHNQPSTVAIESMAPFVSHRKTTLNLSTVEATGTASIGTQKAFVVGAARHSVLDELIRQLDIDSERRTIPPTNFKDVFLTAGLKLSPNSNLVLDQFFSKDYLRYNTGDAIIGAPATNTSQNSQDYYAGLRYRALVSTYLIRGSFAIRQSEKNYFAALDNQAVTSGVRLDLKDSQRRYLGNLEVVSDNNRYCFTVGNQFEYVSKRTMSLSQQNWNFLPPFANSDNPYIYQHALNHLYNTSDFVDTEFNNALYVSVKRYLGESFNAHIETGIRLEHFSALREKNAPVFRASVHLPVGENKSVEASFGTFAENPAGNILEPYQPIVRAFLSELSPSYSQQASIGFASSSLKIGFFHKAFSDLPVISPDFENGFNTDGSPNSSFLKMQSVGKATFYGGSVAYERDKFLSPKVSLYGSYAYSHAEKSDLYATISHEQNAPHRFMTELNYKLSRKFTVGSELQIRSGYSYTPVRYAYSDELANYNPDYFSALSQYENSSRFATHAFLNLSGEYEFGGGTLFMSVSNITNRANSMISSASGVVYDAGIVPMIGVKWRL is encoded by the coding sequence ATGAAATTAGCGCTTACTTTTTTTCAACTGCTTTTTTTTGTCGGATTGTCGGCCACGTATGCTGAGAATTCGGCTCCCGAATCTAACTACATCATTAGCGGTGTCATTACCGATTCAGACGCCCAGCCAATTATCGGCGCGACAGTAGTTCTGTTTAGAGGCGATTCTATTGTTGGCGGGACCAATGCCGATGTCGATGGCCGGTACAGGATTCTCTTTTCGTCTAATATGTCAAGAACCCTTTCTCTCAGATGCAGTGCCGTTGGCTTTGCGGCGTTGTCGTGCCCGGTTTCAGTTGACAAAAACAGCAGCAGTCTGGGCGAACTTATAAAAATGAATTATGCCCTTAAAACCGAAGTTGTCGAAATTGGCCAGATAAATGTCTATCCTGATAAGAACAAACAAGTATCAGAACAATCCTTTGGGTCAGATTTAATCGCAATCCGCGCCCGGCATTCGCTTATGCCCACCAATCTAACGGCGGCTATAAAATCCCCAGATGTTATTCGCAATGGATCCATGCACTCATCGCAGATTCGAGTCAATGGCACCAATCCGCACTATCTGCTCAACGGGACATCGATTGGAGCCGACCCCGATCATTACGGTATGTTCAGTCTGATTCCGAGCACGGTTGTTCAGAATGTCAATCTTTCGACTACAGGGAGCAATATCTCCCACAACCAGCCGTCGACTGTCGCAATAGAGAGCATGGCTCCGTTCGTGTCACACCGCAAGACGACTCTTAACCTCAGCACGGTCGAAGCAACAGGCACGGCATCGATCGGCACACAGAAGGCCTTTGTGGTGGGCGCGGCGCGTCATTCGGTGCTCGATGAGCTAATCAGACAATTAGACATCGATTCGGAACGAAGAACCATCCCGCCAACAAATTTCAAAGATGTATTCCTCACCGCGGGGCTAAAATTATCGCCAAATTCCAACCTTGTGCTGGATCAGTTTTTCAGCAAAGATTATTTACGGTACAACACTGGCGATGCCATTATCGGCGCGCCGGCGACAAATACATCGCAAAATTCGCAGGACTACTATGCCGGGCTTCGATATCGCGCTCTGGTCAGTACATACCTCATCCGCGGATCGTTTGCCATCCGCCAGTCAGAAAAGAATTACTTTGCCGCGCTCGATAACCAAGCTGTCACTTCGGGTGTCAGACTCGATCTCAAGGATTCCCAGCGCCGCTATCTTGGCAACCTTGAAGTCGTTTCTGACAATAACAGGTATTGCTTCACGGTCGGAAATCAGTTCGAATATGTTTCTAAGCGCACAATGTCCCTTTCCCAGCAGAACTGGAATTTCCTACCGCCGTTTGCAAATAGTGACAACCCCTACATCTACCAGCACGCTCTGAATCACCTGTATAATACTAGTGATTTTGTCGACACGGAATTCAACAATGCCCTCTATGTTTCTGTCAAACGCTATCTCGGAGAGAGCTTTAATGCTCATATTGAGACTGGAATTCGCCTTGAGCATTTCTCGGCTTTGAGGGAAAAGAACGCGCCGGTATTTCGGGCTTCGGTTCATCTGCCTGTGGGAGAGAACAAGAGTGTCGAGGCAAGTTTCGGGACATTTGCGGAGAACCCGGCCGGGAATATTCTTGAGCCGTATCAGCCGATTGTGCGTGCTTTTCTCTCTGAATTGAGTCCGTCCTATTCACAACAGGCTTCGATAGGTTTTGCATCAAGTTCGCTCAAAATAGGCTTCTTTCATAAAGCCTTCTCTGACTTACCAGTCATCTCGCCGGATTTTGAGAATGGATTCAATACCGATGGCTCGCCTAACAGCTCGTTCTTGAAAATGCAGTCGGTTGGCAAAGCGACTTTCTATGGCGGTTCGGTTGCCTATGAGCGCGACAAATTTCTCTCGCCCAAAGTCTCGCTCTATGGCTCGTACGCCTACAGCCATGCCGAGAAATCAGACCTGTATGCGACGATATCGCATGAGCAAAACGCCCCGCACCGGTTTATGACCGAATTAAATTATAAATTGAGCCGCAAATTTACCGTAGGAAGCGAGCTTCAGATTCGCTCCGGTTATTCGTATACCCCAGTGCGCTATGCCTATTCGGATGAATTAGCGAATTATAATCCAGATTATTTTTCGGCGCTATCGCAATATGAGAACTCTTCGCGCTTTGCTACCCATGCCTTTTTGAATCTGTCGGGCGAATATGAATTTGGAGGCGGGACACTTTTCATGTCGGTCTCAAATATCACTAACCGCGCCAACTCGATGATAAGCTCGGCCTCGGGGGTCGTCTACGATGCCGGGATCGTCCCGATGATAGGGGTTAAGTGGCGGTTGTGA
- a CDS encoding GIY-YIG nuclease family protein has protein sequence MLASRRNGTLYVGMTNNLLKRVTEHRSNFVDGFTKRHGIHTLVYFEQTDDVTSALNREKQIKKWNRKWKLRLIEENNPHWRDLFDEII, from the coding sequence ATTCTTGCCAGCCGTCGGAATGGCACCCTCTACGTCGGTATGACCAACAATTTGCTTAAGCGAGTAACTGAACACAGAAGTAATTTTGTAGATGGCTTCACAAAGAGGCATGGCATCCATACGTTGGTCTACTTTGAGCAGACAGACGATGTCACCTCGGCATTAAATCGAGAAAAACAGATTAAAAAATGGAACAGAAAGTGGAAATTAAGACTCATAGAGGAGAACAATCCTCATTGGAGGGATCTGTTCGATGAAATAATATAA
- the gyrA gene encoding DNA gyrase subunit A, producing the protein MAIERQKIETIFLEEEMKSSYLDYSMSVITNRALPDIRDGLKPSNRRILVAMHDLNLQPGRPHRKCAKIAGDTSGNYHPHGEQVVYPTLVRMAQDFNMRYPLIDGQGNFGSIDGDDAAAMRYTEARLTPIAVEMLADIDKETVDFMANYDGTLQEPRVLPAKFPDLLCNGTTGIAVGMATSIPPHNLSEITKAIIKVIDEPETSNADLIKLVPGPDFPTGGIINGREGIKSAYETGRGHIPVRAKVVVEHMRNGKEAIIVNELPYQVNKANLIEKIADLVRDKRIEGISDLRDESDRDGMRMVIELKRDAQADIILNQLYTHTTMQITFSVIMLGLDHGVPKMLTLRQLIDAFINHRHEVIVRRTKFDLRKAEERAHILEGYRIALDNIDAVIALIRASKDTPAARGGLMKQFKLSEIQANAILDMRLQRLTGLERQKIEDEYLEVIQKISEYKAILDSKELRMKIVKDETRDIEKRFGDARRTEIQDAAEELSIEDLIAEEEMVITISHLGYVKRLSVTMYRQQQRGGKGVIGIETKEEDFAEHLFVASTHDYILFFSNRGRCYWVKVHEIPTGGKLAKGKPIINLCQMDKAEYMTAFCKVREFSAEKFIVLATKSGTIKKTALDAFSNPRKAGVNAIDIADKADELIEASISDGTYEIVLATRKGMAIRFSESKVRPMGRTAYGVKGIELKDEDYVIGMVVVKRDSTLLVVTENGYGKRTSIEDYRITNRGGKGIINVKTSDRNGEVVAIKEVLDSDELILITKQGIANRQPVSSINVIGRNTQGVRLITLGKGDLVTDVARVVKEE; encoded by the coding sequence ATGGCTATTGAACGGCAAAAAATAGAGACTATATTTCTCGAAGAGGAAATGAAATCCTCTTACCTTGACTACTCCATGTCGGTCATCACCAACCGAGCGCTCCCGGATATTCGCGATGGCCTAAAACCATCCAACAGGCGCATTCTGGTTGCCATGCACGACCTCAACCTCCAACCCGGACGGCCGCACCGTAAATGCGCCAAGATCGCCGGAGACACATCGGGTAACTATCACCCCCACGGCGAGCAGGTTGTCTACCCAACCCTTGTACGTATGGCGCAGGATTTTAACATGCGCTATCCGCTTATTGACGGGCAGGGCAACTTCGGATCTATCGACGGCGACGATGCCGCCGCAATGCGGTACACTGAAGCCCGTCTCACACCCATCGCAGTTGAAATGCTTGCTGATATCGACAAAGAGACTGTCGATTTTATGGCCAATTACGACGGCACGCTTCAGGAGCCAAGAGTACTTCCCGCCAAATTCCCTGACCTACTCTGCAATGGAACCACTGGTATCGCGGTCGGAATGGCGACATCAATTCCGCCTCATAATCTGAGCGAAATTACAAAAGCGATCATAAAAGTTATCGATGAGCCAGAAACATCCAATGCCGACCTCATTAAGCTTGTCCCCGGACCGGATTTTCCCACCGGCGGTATTATCAATGGCCGCGAAGGGATAAAGTCCGCTTATGAAACCGGCCGCGGACATATTCCGGTCAGAGCCAAAGTTGTCGTTGAGCATATGCGAAACGGCAAAGAGGCTATTATCGTCAACGAACTCCCCTACCAGGTCAACAAGGCCAATCTCATCGAGAAAATCGCCGACCTTGTGCGCGATAAAAGAATCGAAGGCATCTCCGATCTTCGCGATGAATCCGACCGCGATGGAATGCGTATGGTTATCGAACTCAAACGCGATGCCCAGGCCGATATTATCCTGAACCAGCTCTACACCCACACGACAATGCAGATTACCTTCTCGGTTATTATGCTCGGGCTCGATCACGGTGTGCCCAAAATGCTCACCTTGAGACAGCTTATCGATGCCTTTATAAATCACCGCCATGAAGTCATCGTCCGTCGGACAAAATTTGATCTCCGCAAGGCCGAAGAGCGCGCCCATATTCTCGAAGGCTATCGTATCGCGCTGGATAATATCGATGCCGTGATCGCCCTCATCCGCGCCTCAAAAGATACCCCGGCCGCGCGTGGCGGACTCATGAAGCAGTTCAAACTCTCCGAGATTCAGGCCAATGCCATTCTCGACATGCGCCTCCAGCGCCTGACCGGGCTCGAACGGCAAAAAATTGAAGATGAATATCTTGAAGTCATCCAGAAGATCAGCGAATACAAAGCGATTCTTGATTCCAAAGAACTTCGCATGAAAATTGTCAAAGACGAAACACGCGATATCGAAAAACGATTTGGCGATGCCCGCCGAACCGAAATTCAGGACGCCGCCGAGGAACTCTCCATCGAAGACCTTATCGCCGAAGAGGAGATGGTCATCACCATTTCGCATTTGGGTTATGTCAAACGCCTCTCGGTTACCATGTACCGCCAGCAACAGCGTGGCGGCAAAGGCGTGATCGGAATCGAAACCAAAGAAGAGGATTTCGCCGAGCACCTCTTTGTGGCCAGCACCCATGACTACATTCTGTTTTTCTCAAATAGAGGGCGTTGTTACTGGGTCAAAGTACATGAGATTCCCACCGGCGGAAAATTGGCTAAAGGGAAACCGATCATCAATCTCTGCCAGATGGACAAAGCAGAATATATGACCGCCTTCTGCAAAGTGCGCGAATTCTCCGCTGAGAAATTTATCGTCCTTGCGACCAAGAGCGGCACAATCAAAAAGACTGCCCTTGATGCCTTCTCCAATCCACGCAAAGCTGGTGTCAACGCCATCGACATCGCTGATAAGGCCGATGAGCTTATCGAAGCCTCAATCTCTGATGGAACCTACGAAATTGTGCTTGCCACTCGCAAAGGAATGGCCATTCGATTCTCTGAATCCAAAGTCCGCCCAATGGGACGCACCGCGTACGGCGTCAAAGGAATCGAACTCAAAGATGAAGACTACGTCATCGGTATGGTGGTAGTCAAACGCGACTCGACTCTGCTTGTGGTCACCGAGAACGGCTACGGCAAACGGACTTCGATCGAAGATTACCGCATCACCAATCGAGGCGGTAAGGGGATTATCAATGTCAAAACCTCCGACCGCAACGGCGAGGTAGTGGCGATAAAGGAAGTGCTTGATTCGGACGAATTAATACTTATCACCAAACAGGGGATAGCCAACCGCCAGCCGGTCTCATCGATAAATGTGATTGGCCGCAACACACAAGGTGTGCGCCTGATCACGCTTGGTAAAGGCGACTTGGTGACCGATGTGGCGAGAGTCGTGAAGGAAGAGTAG
- a CDS encoding Smr/MutS family protein — protein sequence MTNKTPDKGNGEAYELPIDGTLDLHQFSPKETKEVVLAYINVCLEKRIFALRIVHGKGIGVQREIVKSVLESHPAVIRFWHESGTGGGWGATVVDLRKE from the coding sequence ATGACTAATAAGACGCCAGATAAAGGGAATGGCGAGGCCTATGAACTACCGATAGACGGTACGCTCGACTTGCACCAATTCTCACCAAAAGAGACCAAAGAAGTGGTATTGGCTTACATCAATGTCTGCCTTGAGAAGAGAATATTTGCACTGAGGATAGTTCACGGCAAAGGAATCGGTGTCCAGCGCGAAATTGTGAAGAGCGTCTTAGAGTCCCATCCTGCGGTGATACGCTTTTGGCATGAATCCGGCACAGGCGGCGGCTGGGGCGCGACGGTGGTGGATTTACGAAAAGAGTAA